A region from the Buchnera aphidicola (Pemphigus populi) genome encodes:
- the mutY gene encoding A/G-specific adenine glycosylase, which yields MINTFSKFHQLIINWYHVNGRKNLPWQTEKTPYKIWLSEIMLQQTQVKTVIPYFNVFIKKFPNFNSLKLASINEILYLWSGLGYYTRAKNLYKTTKIIAEKYNNQFPDNFIDLVKLPGIGKSTAGAILSLAFGYYYPILDGNVKRVLTRYYAISTEMNKRKTENELWKTIDKITPIYNTGKFNQAMMDLGSLICKRTNPKCNICPLHINCITLSKKNFEKYPKKYTNKNILKKTFYFLILQYNHYVLLKKRPSYGIWANLFSFPEFYNEINALSWMKNKKIKKNEKKIINPMYHYLTHLQLYIVPIYINLTLLQKNNIYHNSNAIWYNLTKPQLIGLSSPVKKILNKL from the coding sequence ATGATAAATACATTTTCTAAATTCCATCAGTTAATTATAAATTGGTACCACGTAAATGGTAGAAAAAATTTGCCTTGGCAAACAGAAAAAACACCTTATAAAATATGGCTATCTGAAATCATGTTACAACAAACACAAGTAAAAACAGTAATTCCTTATTTCAATGTTTTTATAAAAAAATTTCCAAATTTCAATAGTTTAAAGTTGGCTTCTATAAATGAGATTTTATATCTTTGGAGTGGATTAGGATATTATACTAGAGCAAAAAATTTATACAAAACAACTAAAATTATTGCAGAAAAATATAATAATCAATTTCCGGATAATTTTATAGATCTTGTTAAACTGCCCGGAATAGGAAAATCTACAGCTGGAGCTATTTTATCACTAGCATTTGGATATTATTACCCTATTTTAGATGGAAATGTTAAAAGAGTTTTAACTCGTTACTATGCAATTAGCACAGAAATGAATAAACGCAAAACAGAAAACGAACTATGGAAAACTATTGATAAAATCACTCCAATCTATAATACTGGAAAATTTAATCAAGCTATGATGGATTTAGGATCTTTAATTTGTAAACGTACAAATCCAAAATGTAATATCTGTCCGTTACATATTAATTGTATTACTTTATCCAAAAAAAATTTTGAAAAGTATCCTAAAAAATATACTAATAAAAATATTTTAAAAAAAACTTTTTATTTTTTGATTTTACAATATAATCATTATGTATTACTTAAAAAACGACCTTCATACGGTATTTGGGCAAATTTATTTTCTTTTCCAGAATTTTATAATGAAATAAATGCACTATCTTGGATGAAAAATAAAAAAATTAAAAAAAATGAAAAAAAAATCATCAATCCTATGTATCACTATTTAACTCATTTACAATTATATATTGTACCTATATATATAAATTTAACTCTTTTACAAAAAAATAATATATATCATAATAGCAATGCTATTTGGTATAATCTTACAAAACCACAATTAATTGGTTTATCTAGTCCTGTTAAAAAAATACTAAATAAACTGTGA
- the sbcB gene encoding exodeoxyribonuclease I, whose protein sequence is MIRILKKYKDDTLKFLFYDYETFGTNPALDKPVQFACIRTDVNFNMIEEPTILFCYPPIDYLPNAEAILITGITPQYTFSSGFNEFYFAKNIYNILNTGNTCVIGYNNIRFDDEITRNIFYRNLLDPYYWTWMNGNSRWDLLDVVRAYYAFRPNKINWPINKLGIPSFKLEDISKANNISHFMAHDALSDVYATISLARFLKEKNTRLFQFLFQNRSKKKLLSIINIHNMKPMFYVSGLFGNARSNVSLIVPFLWHPKNKNILIGIDLTKNVLTLISYLNNIYTQPVNYNTIFSLGLIFVYINRCPILAPESCLSKKDLNRLNIDDKYCYKNLHILKNTVLIKKNILFILNFDHVMVSKDIDERIYDAFFCDKDKNIIKRLNRQLPLNSISNRIEFCDDRIKDILFRCKARNFPYFLKNNEKITWLKYCRTILNKELIYNYRSNIEILLKKYSNHIKKNFLLKELLLYVKDLENYIFS, encoded by the coding sequence ATGATAAGAATTTTAAAAAAATATAAAGATGATACGTTAAAATTCCTATTTTATGATTATGAAACATTTGGAACTAATCCTGCTTTAGATAAACCCGTTCAATTTGCATGTATTCGTACCGATGTTAATTTTAACATGATTGAAGAACCGACAATATTATTCTGTTATCCACCAATAGATTATTTACCTAATGCAGAAGCAATATTAATTACAGGTATTACTCCACAATATACATTTTCATCAGGTTTTAACGAATTTTATTTTGCTAAGAATATTTATAATATACTTAATACAGGTAATACTTGTGTGATCGGTTATAATAATATTCGTTTTGATGACGAGATTACTCGTAACATTTTTTATAGAAATTTGCTTGATCCTTATTATTGGACCTGGATGAATGGGAATTCACGTTGGGATTTATTAGATGTTGTTCGTGCATATTATGCATTTCGACCTAATAAAATTAATTGGCCAATAAATAAATTAGGTATTCCTAGTTTTAAATTAGAAGATATTAGTAAAGCAAATAATATTTCTCACTTCATGGCACATGATGCTCTTTCAGATGTTTATGCAACTATTTCATTAGCAAGATTTTTGAAAGAAAAAAATACTAGATTATTTCAATTTTTATTTCAAAATCGTAGTAAAAAAAAATTATTAAGTATAATAAATATTCATAATATGAAGCCAATGTTTTATGTATCAGGATTATTTGGAAATGCTCGTAGTAACGTTAGTTTAATTGTACCTTTTTTATGGCATCCTAAAAATAAAAATATATTAATAGGTATTGATTTAACAAAAAATGTTTTAACTTTAATAAGTTATTTAAATAATATATATACACAACCAGTAAATTATAATACTATTTTTTCACTTGGACTGATTTTTGTCTATATAAATAGATGTCCAATATTAGCTCCAGAAAGTTGTCTTTCAAAAAAAGATTTAAATAGATTGAATATTGATGATAAATATTGTTATAAAAATTTACATATTTTAAAAAATACAGTATTAATTAAAAAAAATATTTTATTTATTTTAAATTTTGATCATGTAATGGTATCTAAAGATATTGATGAAAGAATTTATGACGCTTTTTTTTGTGATAAAGATAAGAATATTATTAAAAGATTAAATCGGCAACTTCCATTAAATTCTATTAGCAATAGAATTGAGTTCTGTGATGATAGAATAAAAGATATATTATTTCGTTGTAAAGCACGTAATTTTCCTTATTTTTTGAAAAATAATGAAAAAATTACATGGTTAAAGTATTGTCGCACAATATTAAATAAAGAATTAATATATAATTATAGATCCAATATTGAAATTTTATTAAAGAAATATAGTAATCATATAAAAAAAAATTTTTTATTAAAAGAATTATTACTTTATGTTAAAGATTTAGAAAACTATATTTTCTCATAA
- the dut gene encoding dUTP diphosphatase, with protein MKKINIKVLDSRLGKEFLFLKYATEGSAALDLIACLEKKLRLLSYQTVLLPTGIAIHIADANITAMILPRSGLGHKFGIVLGNLIGLLDSDYQGEVMVSLWNRSKKTYFIRPGDRIAQIVFVPIIRPEFNIVNNFTIKTDRGNKGFGHSGD; from the coding sequence ATGAAAAAAATTAATATTAAGGTATTAGATTCCAGATTAGGCAAAGAGTTTTTATTTTTAAAGTATGCGACTGAAGGTTCTGCAGCTTTAGATTTAATAGCATGTTTAGAAAAAAAATTGAGATTATTATCTTATCAAACAGTTTTATTACCTACTGGAATTGCTATTCATATTGCTGATGCTAATATTACTGCTATGATATTACCTCGTTCTGGATTAGGTCACAAATTTGGCATTGTTTTAGGTAATTTAATAGGTTTACTTGATTCTGATTATCAAGGTGAAGTTATGGTGTCGTTGTGGAACAGGAGTAAAAAAACATATTTTATAAGACCGGGTGATAGAATAGCACAAATAGTTTTTGTTCCTATAATTCGTCCAGAATTTAATATAGTAAATAATTTTACTATAAAGACTGATCGTGGTAATAAAGGATTTGGCCATTCTGGAGATTAA
- the trmB gene encoding tRNA (guanosine(46)-N7)-methyltransferase TrmB: MIENIIVPQYNNNGIFLRQIRSFVVRNNKFNDSELTIIKKIFPIIGLLFQKEKINFENIFDSFSPVVLEIGFGTGNTLVDTAISNESKNFLGIEVHKISIIKCLKYSFLKKVKNLKIIYHDAEEVLFYMIKNETLSRVQLFFPDPWHKKRHHKRRILKKKFINLILKKLMLGGILHIATDCQYYADSVIEIIKFIPGYKNLSQENNYIPRPVFRPITKFEKKAIFLKNSVFDLIFKKIM, encoded by the coding sequence GTGATAGAAAATATAATTGTTCCACAATATAACAATAATGGTATATTTTTACGTCAGATTCGTAGTTTTGTTGTTAGAAACAATAAATTCAATGATTCTGAGTTAACAATAATAAAAAAGATTTTTCCTATAATAGGTTTATTGTTTCAAAAAGAAAAAATAAATTTTGAAAATATTTTTGATAGTTTTTCTCCCGTAGTATTAGAAATTGGATTTGGAACGGGAAATACATTAGTAGATACTGCTATTTCAAATGAGAGTAAAAATTTTTTGGGCATTGAAGTACATAAAATAAGTATCATAAAATGTTTAAAATATTCGTTTTTAAAAAAAGTAAAAAATTTAAAAATAATATATCATGATGCAGAAGAGGTATTATTTTATATGATTAAAAACGAAACTTTGTCCAGAGTACAATTATTTTTTCCTGATCCATGGCATAAAAAACGACATCATAAAAGAAGAATTTTAAAAAAAAAATTTATTAATTTAATTTTAAAGAAATTAATGTTAGGTGGTATCTTACATATAGCTACTGATTGCCAGTATTATGCAGATAGCGTGATCGAGATAATAAAATTTATTCCTGGTTATAAAAATTTATCTCAAGAGAATAATTATATTCCAAGACCTGTATTTCGCCCCATAACTAAATTTGAAAAAAAAGCTATTTTTTTAAAAAATTCTGTATTTGATTTAATTTTTAAAAAGATAATGTGA
- the pyrE gene encoding orotate phosphoribosyltransferase produces the protein MVDWKQEFIKFSLKKKVLQFGDFQLKSGRKSPYFFNSGLFYTGKDISKLGKFYAHAIVESKINGNVLYGLAYKGIPIVTATAFALNKYYNINLPFCFNRKKIKQYGEGGQLIGHNLKKNIIIIDDVITVGTAIKNSVKKIEEKNKTSISAVIVSLDRQELGNKTNSAVKEIESKYTCKVISIINIQDVINYLSEEKDMKFNLNKLNNYRLQYGTKK, from the coding sequence ATGGTTGATTGGAAACAAGAATTTATTAAATTCTCTTTAAAAAAGAAAGTATTACAGTTTGGAGATTTTCAATTAAAATCCGGAAGAAAAAGCCCTTATTTTTTTAATTCCGGTTTATTTTATACCGGAAAAGATATTTCTAAATTAGGTAAATTTTATGCTCATGCCATAGTTGAATCAAAAATAAATGGTAATGTATTGTATGGATTAGCTTATAAAGGCATTCCTATTGTGACAGCTACAGCTTTTGCTTTAAATAAATACTATAATATCAATTTACCATTTTGTTTTAATAGAAAAAAAATAAAACAATATGGAGAAGGAGGGCAATTAATAGGACATAATTTGAAAAAAAACATCATAATTATAGATGATGTTATCACAGTGGGTACAGCAATTAAAAATTCAGTAAAAAAAATAGAAGAAAAAAATAAAACATCTATATCTGCAGTAATAGTATCCTTAGATCGTCAAGAATTAGGTAATAAAACAAACTCTGCCGTAAAAGAAATAGAAAGTAAATATACTTGTAAAGTAATCTCTATAATTAATATACAAGATGTAATTAATTATCTTTCAGAAGAAAAAGATATGAAATTTAATTTAAATAAATTAAATAATTATCGTTTACAATATGGAACTAAAAAATAA
- the hemW gene encoding radical SAM family heme chaperone HemW yields the protein MFALPPLSLYVHIPWCIKKCPYCDFNSYVTKNKINEKEYIHHLILDLKYDIPFISERMINTIFIGGGTPSLFKSESIQFMLQEIRKHVYISPSAEITLEANPNTITYKKILKYKEIGINRISIGIQTFNKKQLNLLERDKESININTIKNIMYNCKLKNINFDIMYGLPSQSCNDALSDLKKAISLNPSHISWYQLTIEPNTIFYSKRLNLPNTEEIWKIWEQGRKLLNTFGYKQYEISSYSKKGYHCQHNINYWKYGDYLGIGCGAHGKLTQKNGTLIRIIKNKGVTDFINGKYIKKKYKVKDKDKPFEYFMNTLRLFQSTYRNKFNQYTFLNETYIKKDIKLAISQGYLEETSKTWKTTKKGKLFLNSLLEIFLHD from the coding sequence ATGTTTGCTCTTCCTCCTCTTAGTTTATATGTTCATATTCCTTGGTGCATTAAAAAATGTCCTTATTGTGATTTCAATTCTTACGTAACAAAAAACAAAATTAACGAAAAAGAATATATTCATCATCTAATATTAGATTTAAAATATGATATACCTTTTATTTCTGAAAGAATGATTAACACTATTTTTATTGGTGGAGGTACACCGAGTTTGTTTAAAAGTGAATCTATTCAATTTATGTTACAAGAGATAAGAAAACATGTTTACATTTCTCCATCAGCAGAAATTACCTTAGAAGCGAACCCAAACACTATTACATATAAAAAAATTTTAAAATACAAAGAAATTGGTATTAACAGAATCTCTATAGGTATACAAACCTTTAATAAAAAACAATTAAATTTATTAGAACGAGATAAAGAAAGTATTAATATAAACACTATTAAAAATATTATGTATAATTGTAAACTTAAAAATATCAATTTTGATATCATGTATGGACTGCCATCACAATCATGCAATGATGCTTTATCAGATCTAAAAAAAGCCATTTCTTTAAATCCATCTCATATTTCTTGGTATCAATTAACTATCGAACCAAATACTATCTTTTATAGCAAACGATTAAATTTACCAAATACAGAAGAAATATGGAAAATATGGGAACAAGGAAGAAAGTTATTAAATACATTTGGTTACAAACAATACGAAATTTCTTCTTATTCGAAAAAAGGATATCATTGCCAACACAACATTAATTATTGGAAGTATGGTGATTACTTAGGAATAGGTTGTGGGGCTCATGGTAAATTAACACAAAAAAACGGAACATTAATAAGAATTATTAAAAATAAAGGAGTCACAGATTTTATAAATGGAAAATATATAAAAAAAAAATATAAAGTAAAAGATAAAGATAAACCTTTCGAATATTTTATGAATACTTTAAGATTATTTCAATCAACATATCGAAACAAATTTAACCAATATACTTTTCTTAACGAAACTTATATTAAAAAAGATATTAAACTGGCTATTTCTCAAGGTTATTTAGAAGAAACCTCAAAAACTTGGAAAACAACAAAAAAAGGTAAACTATTTTTAAATTCTTTATTAGAAATTTTTCTGCATGATTAG
- a CDS encoding oxidative damage protection protein — protein MNRIIFCKFLKKKAEGQDYQIYPGTLGKRIYNEISKLAWNMWISKQTILINEKKLNTFSVNDRKIIEKHMINFLFKNIK, from the coding sequence ATGAATCGTATTATTTTTTGTAAATTCTTAAAAAAAAAAGCAGAAGGACAAGATTATCAGATATATCCAGGTACGTTAGGCAAACGTATCTATAATGAAATTTCTAAATTAGCTTGGAACATGTGGATATCTAAACAAACTATATTAATTAATGAAAAAAAATTAAACACATTCTCTGTCAATGACAGGAAGATAATAGAAAAACATATGATAAATTTCTTGTTTAAGAATATAAAATAA